The following coding sequences lie in one Lepeophtheirus salmonis chromosome 11, UVic_Lsal_1.4, whole genome shotgun sequence genomic window:
- the LOC121126339 gene encoding uncharacterized protein, with product MMAPRSSFVYLTLIVVVFGKGSESLPISGFRLTPPENVWARTGETVTLRCKSDKPIRSCAWTTPYEKNYVLEEGLKAEGGRLSYYSQEEQSDGVTECGILIKTIENRDLGKWSCNIGVVEEDEIKSASGQASIRLASPPQELSLTFSPQEDLNDTQSEAKASCEVKYASPKPSFEWFIDGEKVVMPEVRDFFHEENTYIQVLTNLVDIMESQNATLTCSVSHLALNETLSESVEVYVEEEEETFLDDIIGQDTTMDLDYFGLLEEDESLDEIPILVVILIGIAITLIGIFVILHRRGKLNLCKGRNHEVVALDKNTTQDLEGKINHHIDDSESTDSIVKQVTVPESYNNSTSEEEKKDLPEKAFNEVNLRNEEESPGF from the exons ATGATGGCCCCTCGTTCGTCTTTTGTATATCTTACCTTAATTGTGGTGGTTTTTGGTAAGGGATCAGAGTCCCTTCCTATATCCGGATTTCGACTTACACCTCCTGAAAATGTGTGGGCTCGTACTGGAGAAACAGTGACTCTCCGATGCAAGTCAGATAAGCCCATTCGCTCCTGCGCCTGGACAACCCCCTATGAAAAGAATTATGTGCTTGAAGAGGGACTCAAGGCTGAGGGAGGACGACTCTCATATTACTCCCAGGAAGAGCAATCCGATGGAGTCACAGAGTGTGGTATACTCATTAAAACGATCGAGAATCGAGATTTGGGTAAATGGAGCTGTAATATCGGCGTGGTTGAAGAGGATGAAATTAAATCTGCTTCGGGTCAAGCCTCCATTCGTTTAGCTTCGCCTCCTCAAGAGTTGAGCCTTACATTTTCTCCTCAAGAGGATTTAAATGATACTCAAAGTGAGGCAAAGGCAAGTTGTGAGGTAAAATATGCAAGCCCTAAACCGAGTTTTGAATGGTTCATTGATGGAGAGAAGGTTGTGATGCCGGAAGTCAGGGACTTTTTTCATGAGgagaatacatatattcaagTTCTGACAAATTTAGTTGATATAATGGAGTCTCAAAACGCAACGCTCACCTGTTCCGTTTCCCATTTGGCCCTGAATGAAACCTTGTCGGAGTCTGTCGAAGTATACGTGGAGGAAGAGGAGGAAACCTTTCTTGATGATATCATTGGACAAGACACGACCATGGATTTGGATTATTTTGGACTATTGGAAGAGGATGAAAGTTTGGATGAAATCCCAATCCTTGTTGTTATACTCATTGGGATCGCCATTACACTCATTGGAATCTTTGTTATTCTCCATCGTCGTGGAAAGTTGAACCTTTGCAAGGGTCGTAACCATGAAGTCGTTGCTCTGGATAAAAACACGACTCAGGATTTAGAGggtaaaataaatcatcatattGATGATTCCGAGAGTACAGATAGTATTGTCAAACAAGTTACGGTGCCAGAGTCCTACAACAATTCAACGTCAGAGGAAGAGAAAAAGGATTTACCGGAAAAGGCTTTCAACGAGGTGAATCTTCGAAATGAAGAGGAGTCCCCTG GTTTTTGA